The following proteins come from a genomic window of Oncorhynchus kisutch isolate 150728-3 unplaced genomic scaffold, Okis_V2 Okis06b-Okis10b_hom, whole genome shotgun sequence:
- the LOC109882679 gene encoding aminoacyl tRNA synthase complex-interacting multifunctional protein 2 isoform X2: protein MPMYQNGTEVVDPAFRDLEVRQDKIMRRLYELKAAVDGLAKTVTTPDADLDQTVTSLSQSPTATSFRGTADLDSLLGKDLGALRDIVINANPARPPLTLLVLHAMLCQRYRVLSSVHVHSSVSGVPAQLLSCLGPRHADSYVRQRFQLGFTLIWKDVSKLQMKFSIQNMCPIEGEANVARFLFRLVAPYPSDPALATLVDSWVDTAFFQLAEGSAKERSAVLRALNGALGRDPWLAGPELSLADIACYCCVLQTGPAASSPANVQRWLKACENLGHFGPANPLLQ, encoded by the exons AATGGGACAGAGGTGGTGGACCCTGCGTTCAGAGACCTGGAGGTACGTCAGGATAAGATTATGCGCAGGCTCTATGAACTGAAGGCAGCCGTGGATGGCCTGGCCAAGACCGTGACCACACCCGACGCTGACCTGGACCAGACTGTGACCTCTCTCTCCCAGAGTCCCACAGCCACATCCTTTAGAGGCACTGCAGACCTGGACTCCCTCCTGGGCAAG GACCTTGGTGCCCTCCGGGACATTGTGATCAACGCCAATCCGGCACGACCACCCCTCACCCTGCTGGTGCTCCACGCAATGCTGTGCCAGCGCTACCGGGTGCTCTCCAGTGTGCATGTCCACTCATCAGTGTCCGGTGTGCCCGCGCAGCTGCTCTCCTGCCTGGGGCCGCGCCACGCAGACAGCTACGTCCGCCAGCGTTTCCAGCTGGGCTTCACCCTAATATGGAAAGATG tcTCCAAGCTGCAGATGAAGTTCAGCATTCAGAACATGTGCCCCATCGAGGGCGAGGCCAACGTGGCGCGCTTCTTGTTCCGCCTCGTTGCCCCTTACCCCAGCGACCCCGCCTTGGCTACACTGGTGGACAGTTGGGTGGACACAGCCTTCTTCCAGCTGGCTGAGGGCAGCGCTAAGGAGCGGTCGGCAGTCCTCCGCGCCCTCAACGGCGCTTTGGGTCGCGACCCCTGGCTGGCCGGTCCCGAGCTCTCGCTGGCTGACATCGCCTGTTACTGCTGCGTCCTCCAGACAGGCCCTGCCGCCTCCTCTCCGGCCAACGTCCAGCGCTGGCTTAAAGCGTGTGAGAACCTGGGCCACTTTGGCCCCGCCAACCCTCTACTGCAGTGA